In Mytilus trossulus isolate FHL-02 chromosome 14, PNRI_Mtr1.1.1.hap1, whole genome shotgun sequence, a genomic segment contains:
- the LOC134695850 gene encoding heart- and neural crest derivatives-expressed protein 2-like isoform X1, with protein MSLGVAGYHHQGYHHPGPMTHDFYQAYQHMPRYSDHCTDAAYFQNWVLNGHHTDIPMPPDIYAMGGTPSSPETYTLGGVQYEHYIDKNGDRIVKRRVTANKKERRRTQSINTAFAQLRGCIPNVPSDTKLSKIKTLRLATSYITYLMDVLAKDDPTLTENGFKAELTKPKSDKKEEKKTAIKSEPMDILESDSGSDKSDKSKGRGRTGWPQHVWASELKP; from the exons ATGAGTTTGGGTGTGGCCGGGTATCACCATCAAGGATACCACCACCCGGGACCAATGACACACGATTTTTACCAAGCATACCAGCACATGCCACGATACTCAGACCATTGCACGGATGCCGCTTATTTTCAGAACTGGGTTTTGAATGGCCACCATACAGATATTCCTATGCCGCCCGATATTTACGCAATGGGTGGCACTCCGTCGTCGCCCGAGACGTACACCTTAGGTGGGGTACAGTACGAACACTACATTGATAAAAATGGGGACAGAATTGTGAAACGAAGGGTGACCGctaacaaaaaagaaagaagaaggaCACAAAGTATTAACACGGCTTTTGCTCAGCTTAGGGGATGTATACCAAACGTTCCATCCGATACTAAATTatccaaaattaaaacattaagaCTTGCTACAAGTTATATTACTTATCTCATGGATGTACTAGCCAAAGACGATCCCACGTTGACGGAAAATGGTTTTAAAGCGGAGTTAACGAAGCCGAAAAGTGACAAAAAGGAAGAGAAAAAGACAGCCATCAAATCCGAACCA atgGACATTCTGGAGAGTGACTCAGGTAGTGACAAAAGTGACAAAAGTAAGGGACGAGGACGAACTGGCTGGCCTCAACATGTCTGGGCCTCCGAGTTAAAACCGTGA
- the LOC134695850 gene encoding heart- and neural crest derivatives-expressed protein 2-like isoform X2: MSLGVAGYHHQGYHHPGPMTHDFYQAYQHMPRYSDHCTDAAYFQNWVLNGHHTDIPMPPDIYAMGGTPSSPETYTLGGVQYEHYIDKNGDRIVKRRVTANKKERRRTQSINTAFAQLRGCIPNVPSDTKLSKIKTLRLATSYITYLMDVLAKDDPTLTENGFKAELTKPKSDKKEEKKTAIKSEPVNGHSGE, encoded by the exons ATGAGTTTGGGTGTGGCCGGGTATCACCATCAAGGATACCACCACCCGGGACCAATGACACACGATTTTTACCAAGCATACCAGCACATGCCACGATACTCAGACCATTGCACGGATGCCGCTTATTTTCAGAACTGGGTTTTGAATGGCCACCATACAGATATTCCTATGCCGCCCGATATTTACGCAATGGGTGGCACTCCGTCGTCGCCCGAGACGTACACCTTAGGTGGGGTACAGTACGAACACTACATTGATAAAAATGGGGACAGAATTGTGAAACGAAGGGTGACCGctaacaaaaaagaaagaagaaggaCACAAAGTATTAACACGGCTTTTGCTCAGCTTAGGGGATGTATACCAAACGTTCCATCCGATACTAAATTatccaaaattaaaacattaagaCTTGCTACAAGTTATATTACTTATCTCATGGATGTACTAGCCAAAGACGATCCCACGTTGACGGAAAATGGTTTTAAAGCGGAGTTAACGAAGCCGAAAAGTGACAAAAAGGAAGAGAAAAAGACAGCCATCAAATCCGAACCAGTAA atgGACATTCTGGAGAGTGA